The following is a genomic window from Pseudoalteromonas arctica A 37-1-2.
CAATGTAAATTTCGCAGCGAAAAAGTGAAGCGGTAAATAGGTTTAAAAAAAAGTTTAAAAAATAAGTATTACTTGCGGTTATGTTTTTATTTGTTGATTTATATGCATTTTTAACTGGTTTTTAGTTTTTTAAAATAAATAATCACGCAAAATTAATTGTTGGTACCATTGTTTTTATTGAATGAGTTTAGCTTTACATTCGTTTACATACATATTTTTAATATTTGATTTAATCTAATGCATGTAACAATTTACATAAATAAATTTGATATTTTATTCATGAAAACTGCATATGTTAATGCTGGGGTGATTCAACAGTGTCTACAAACATTTAGGGTTAAAGTATGTATAATGCTTGATGCACTTAAATAGTGAAGCGAGAACTATAATTTAGTTATCTCGATTACTGCTGCTAATACCTTGCACTATGTATTTGTTATGGGTAATAAGGAGTCAACCACTATAGAACAAGTCATTTTTAAAGCTTCTACTTTGCATTTATAAAAACCACTATAATTATGTATCTATAACTTATAATGCTCAGGTTTGATTGACTTGAAATTATGTGCTTATGTATAAATAAGTTACTAATAAATATAAATCTTAAGCACCTATTAAATTAGTAAAAACACTTAGCGTATGGCTTTGCAGTTGCACTGAAAAGTAGTTAAGCTGCATAAACTTATCTATTTTATTTAGCCTTGGAGTGTGTTTTGCTAAATAAGTGTATTGTACCGTCTATCGTTTTTTTATCTGGGTGTTTAATGCCATTACAATCCTCGCTTGCTAAACCCGTGCTTTCTCTTGAACAACAACTTGGGCAAAAGTTAATACTCGACTTTCGCTACTTTTGCCAGCAAGGAGCAAGTAATAAATGCCGAACTCCAATGACCGAGTTACCTAATGAGCTTGCTACCGCTATTGCTAAATACGATATTGGTGGGATTATTTTATTTTCTGAAAACACTCAATCAATAGAACAAACCATTACGCTTAATAGCCAATTGCAAACAGCTGCAAGTAAATCCAGTAGTAAGCTGCCTCTATTTATATCAATAGATCAAGAAGGCGGACGTGTAGCGCGTTTACCACGCGATGTTGCCACCTCATTTACCGGTAATATGTCGATTGGCGCTACCTACAAAAAACACGGTACGAGCTTTGCGACAAAAACAGCAACTGTTATAGCTAAAGAACTAAACTCGCTGGGTATCAATGTAAATTACGCGCCCACGGTTGATGTAAACATGAACCCCGATAACCCCGTTATTAACGTACGTTCGTTTGGTGAAAACCCAGCATTAGTGAGTAAATTAGGCGCCGCACAGGTTGCAGGATTTGAGAACAACGGCGTTATTACCTCGTTAAAGCACTTTCCAGGTCATGGTGATACAAACGTAGATAGCCATACAGGTTTACCTAAAGTAAACCATGCAAAAGAGGTTATTTACGAGCAAGACTTAGCACCGTTTAAGCACATTATCGCCAAGCAAAACCCAGGCATGATAATGACGGCGCATATTCAATATCCCGCGCTCGATAGCACAACATTTGTAAGTGTTAATGGCAAAACCATGATAAAACCAGCAACAATGTCGCGCGCAATCATTACTGACATTTTACGTGGTGAGCTTAATTACCAAGGTGTTGTAGTAACCGATGCGCTTGATATGGCTGGTATTAGTAACTTTTTCACACCAACTCAAGCAGTAATAAATACATTTGCAGCTGGGGCTGACATTGCCCTAATGCCCGTTGAAATTAGAACACCTGATGATTTAAACAAGCTCGATGACCTTATTAAAGAGCTTGTTGCAGCGGTTAAATCAAGCCAACTTGATGAGCAAGAAATAGCACAATCAGCGATGCGTATAATTACGCTTAAAAATAAATTTAGGTTAAGCACTAATTTTGACCCTATTACCGCGCTTACTGAAGCTAAGCAGGTTATTGGCAGTGCAGCACATCGTGAAATAGAAGCGCAGCTTGCTATAGAGGCAATAACGCAGGTTAAAAATAATAACAGTACTTTGCCGCTTAATTTAAAAGCAGGAAGTAATGTTCATATTATTATGCCCGACACGCGTAAATGTATGGCAATGCAGCAAGCGATTGAAGCTATCAGCCAGCAAAAACTAAACTATAGCTGTAGCAGCCTACAAGGGTTTAACCCTGCACAAGCTAAAACACAAATACACGCTGCTGATGTAGTTATAGCCGGCAATGCAACGCCTAATCAAAGTGCGGTAGAAATTGGCGGTATGGATGATTTAAAAGACGATCCTAATTTTGCACTTAATAATGCAGAGCAACCAAAAGCACTTGAGTCATTATTAAATATGGCAAAAGAGGAAAATAAAAGCACTGTTTTTATAAGCCTAAGAGCCCCTTACGACATTGCTAAATTTGGCGATTATGCAAATGCTGTACT
Proteins encoded in this region:
- a CDS encoding glycoside hydrolase family 3 protein, producing the protein MPLQSSLAKPVLSLEQQLGQKLILDFRYFCQQGASNKCRTPMTELPNELATAIAKYDIGGIILFSENTQSIEQTITLNSQLQTAASKSSSKLPLFISIDQEGGRVARLPRDVATSFTGNMSIGATYKKHGTSFATKTATVIAKELNSLGINVNYAPTVDVNMNPDNPVINVRSFGENPALVSKLGAAQVAGFENNGVITSLKHFPGHGDTNVDSHTGLPKVNHAKEVIYEQDLAPFKHIIAKQNPGMIMTAHIQYPALDSTTFVSVNGKTMIKPATMSRAIITDILRGELNYQGVVVTDALDMAGISNFFTPTQAVINTFAAGADIALMPVEIRTPDDLNKLDDLIKELVAAVKSSQLDEQEIAQSAMRIITLKNKFRLSTNFDPITALTEAKQVIGSAAHREIEAQLAIEAITQVKNNNSTLPLNLKAGSNVHIIMPDTRKCMAMQQAIEAISQQKLNYSCSSLQGFNPAQAKTQIHAADVVIAGNATPNQSAVEIGGMDDLKDDPNFALNNAEQPKALESLLNMAKEENKSTVFISLRAPYDIAKFGDYANAVLASYAYNIDVDKNDIVSGPAFTALAKVLLGEAPANGVLPVTIKPQKAH